DNA from Elaeis guineensis isolate ETL-2024a chromosome 2, EG11, whole genome shotgun sequence:
cccggctcccatgggagttcgggcaaagccttccaacagttgaggttggggacgaagtccggctcccgtaggagtccggacgaagtcttcttgcagccggagtcggagacgagatctggctcccgtaggagcccggtcaaagtccacctgcaatcaaggtcaaggacgaagtctggctcccgtaggagtccggacggagtttacctgtaagcgaagtcgtgggcggagctcggctcccgtaggagtccgggcgaagtcttcccgcagtcgacgctgaggatggagcccggctcccatgggagtccgggcgaagccttccagcaatggaggttggggacgaagttcggctcccgtaggagtccggacgaagtctgcctgaagctggagtcggggacgagatctggctcccgtaggagcccggtcgaAGCTTGTCAGCtagatccccggagggtcacccccGTCACAAACTTCgacgggggggtattttatacccaacaatatatatataggcTTATAGCCATAGATTACCCTATACTTGTTCTACGAAACAAGACTAGTCTAGTCTTTCTTCTCTGGCCAGCAAGAATGGGAAGCTAAAGCTTCTCCTGATCCTGATATGCTTGGACCTTAAGATCAGTATTTCCCAAGCATGATAAAGGGAAGAAATAGGAATGGAAGGGGCATGTTGAATAGGCGTTGAAGAGGCATAGTCAAAACAGGGTTCAGTCAGAGATGGAGGCAGCTACGGGACTAGATCCCATTTCTCCAGTGACCGGTGCTTACCAACCAGGTCTATCCCCTACTTACTTAAAGCATCCCTTTGTTCGCAGCTATGAATGACCCAGTATCGAATACTGGTAATAATATCAGCAAAAGAACATTCTCCCGTGCTTCCAGACATGCTGAGCTCCACAAATTTTTGTACATTCAAAACAAAAAGGGAATCGAttccgcatatatatatatatatatatatgtgtgtatctatatatatatatatatatatatatatatatatatatatatatatatatatatatatatatatatatatatatgtatgtatgtatgtatgatgtacgtatgtatctatatatgtatacatacacacacacatatatatacatacatacatacacacacacacacatacatacaaacatacatacatgcatacatacatacatacatacacacacatatatacacatatatacatacatacatacatacatatatatatatacacacacacatatatacatacatatatatatatacaaatatatatacgtatatgtatatatatatatatatatatatatatatatatatatgtatgtatatatatacatacatacatacacacacatacatatatacaaatatacatatatataaacgtacatatatacatatatgtatatgtatatgtatatgtatgtatgtatgttatacatacatacaaatatatatatatatacacgtacacacacagagacacacacacacacatatatatatgtgtgtgtgtctatatatatgtgcatatatatatatatatatatatatatatgtgtgtgtgtgtgtgtgtgtgtatatatatatatatatacacacacagatatatatatatatatatatatatatatatatatatatatatatatatatatatatacacacacatatatatatatatatatacacacacatatatatatatatatacacacatatatatatatatatatacacacatatatatatatatacatatatatatatatatatacatacatacatacacacacacacgtacatacacacacacacacacacacacacacacacatatatatatatatatatatgtatgtatgtatgtatgtatgtatgtatgtatagatatacatacatacatacatacatacatgcatgcatacatatatatatatatatatatatatgtgtgtgtgtgtgtatatgtatgtatgtatgtatgtatatacatacatacatacatacatacatacatagatatatatatatatatatatatatatatatatatatatatatatatatatatatatatatatatatatatatatatatatatatatatatatatatatatgaaatatatgaaatatatttacatatatatatatatatgtaaatatatttcatatataaatatatatatttacatatatatgtatatatatatatatatatatatatatatatatatatatatatatatatatatatatatatatatatatatatatatatatatgaaagtcAGTGTGTTGCGTGGGGCCGGGTGTATGAAAAACTTCAGGTAAAAAATAGGGTTTTCAAACTTAGAGGAAggagagggggaagagagagaaatttgaaATAATGGGGATCGCCACCGTTACATCCGTTATACTTATTGTGAGTACGATATTTTTGGAATGGACATGATGTGATGACAATTGCAACCAGACAAGAGAGCATAAATACAATAAAACACCCATGTATGGGAGTGGTTGAAGGTGCCAAAAAGGCAATAGGTGAAAGCATTTTGCTTCATCTGATAGGTAAGCATTTATTTTTCTGACTATCAGGGGTATTACTTTTTTTCTAGAATATGCACCGCTAGGGACCTTGATAAACAAAGGCGGCTCTTCAACAGGTTTCGCCCCGTCATCTTCTTTTCCTCTCCTCTAGAAAGATCACAAAATTAGAAGTCAATGGAATATGGTGCTAATCAAATTCCAGTGGTAGTTATAAACTACGTGAAGAGTTTGACATGAAATTTAAATAAGAATTTAGACAAAACTAAATATATGACAAGGATATATATCTGTGGGCTAATTCTTCACAATAAAAATGAAGTGATGATGCATACTACTGCCATTTGAAATTCAGTTGAGTTCAACATGATATTCTATAATGTATTGCCAAATGATTTTAGTTATATATTCAGTAATATATTATAcaattcatgcatatgaaatattGCACATGCAAAAATACAATTGGCTGACTGACAGTGTAggtgctaaaaaaaaaagaaagagataatatataaaaaaggtatgttctataaaatatttaaatattttttaaatatttatttatatttatatttataaagatGTGTTCCGTCAAAAAGgaggaaagaaggagaagaaaaaaaagaagaaaaaagagagagtttctctttcttctccctctcttttttaagTTTAAAAACTCCACCTCCGACCCCGCACAACATGTGGAtctttgactaattatttttaaaaataatagtttattttttaaaataaattaatattattttaaaaataatattttattttaaaaaataaaataattatttttttcaaaaatattttatgttttCAACAATCAaaactatatatattttataatatatatattttcaaaattatatccaaaaaaattatttttttcaaaattattttttaaataatatatatatatatattatttttttctcctcctaCGGTGGAGCGGTAGCGTCGCCGGCGGGAGGGGGAGGGCTAAGGGGGTTGGGCGTTGCCCggggggtggggtgggggagGAGGGCGCGGGCCGCCATGGGAGGGGCAAAGGGAGCGACAGTCAGATGGAGGAGGCATGGGTGGTGCCGAAGGGGGTGGGTGAGCGGTGGAAGGGAAGAAGGCGGAGGAACGTGCCGTCGAAGAGAGAACCCGAAAGGGGTGCgtgcgggggggggggggagattgCGACGGAGAAGACAGAGGAACGTGCTAGACGGGGGGTGGGCCATTGGAGGAGGTGCGCGTGGGACACATGGAGGATGGGGGGGCTGCTGTGTGCTGGCATGTTTGGGAggaaaaaattaagaaagaaaaaataaaaattaaataattttgtgggacatttttaaatttaaatttatgggtTCAATCCACATTTTCAAATCAAACCTGCCACTCCCGTTCAGCACCGAAAAATATCCAGCTAGATTCAAAAGTCATGGGTTCAACCTACGAATTTAGCCTACGTGACGTCCGAACAgtagttttgaaaaaaattttaaatatctgtattttgagaatattttattaaaaaaatgattCAAAAAAATCCTTAAATTACCATATGTTTGATCAGAACTAATATAAGTTCAATTAAAACTAGATCCTTCTCgatatttattttatgattttttatgttatacatagacttttattttttttttgtttattttaggATCTTTTTTTGTTTCACGCTCTTAATTTTTGGTACTAATTTTCCTTCATGGTCTATGCAGCAGATTCACCGCATCTGGAACACTCGTGCATGCAGACGCGAGAATCTATTCACACGGTGCTACTTGATCACATATCTCCTTACAATATTCGAGATGCGCAGAAGGAAATCTAGAGAGAAGGTTGAAAGATTCTATACGCACAAAACATATAAAATTGAATGTGATATCCATTGCTTACCAACTCACCATCATCCAATATTGCGGAGCGGATAAGGGTTCCCGTGGACAAAACACGATTTTCAACGAACGACATATCTCCTACGAGCCCACCAAACGAACCATTCGACTTTGTCGACTAAAACAAACAATATGTTTTAACTACCCTTTCTACAGAACCACTTggcaataaataaaatatttagggAGGCGTTTGGTGTGGGAGGATGGCTTCAAGATCAAAAATAGAGACGACGAGATAACTATATTTAGTTGCATCATAGCGATCGTACATGATAGTGATCTCAAATTATTCTCACTTCTCAAATCATCATTAATCAACTTAGTGATTGAAAATATATCATTGAGAATATATATGCAAGATCATCTTAAGAAAATGATCTTcgtttaaaattagaaaataaaaatttctttcgatCTGACAAGAAAAAATCATAGATCAATacatcattaatatattatatcaatattatatattatcttaTATTGACATTACATatatagtatttatgatgtatattatattataatatattattaatcatattattattttttagtttttttgaaattataacataaatataTTACTATACTTTATATTGATATTATGAAACTATTTAATATGTTATTTCTATTTACcttatttttcaaatcaaaatgaataatagtactaaaataataatatattatggtaattataaatgaaaatattaattctattagataaattaatatattttgataggataaATAAATGTATTTTATAgaatttcttaataatttattataatatatctttGTAtgaataagaaatatatttttaaagataTATCATTGATAGTTTTGATATTTTACATGATCAATGGTCTTAAATTCTCACAAAATACCTAATATGTTACTCATGGATATTTGAGGATGTTTAGTTATTGGAATATAGCAATATCCAATGTGGTTATCTTGTAGATCATCGAGGATCAGATTATCCTTAGATAAGGATCCTCAATAATTGATCCTATTTGGGTCATTAGACTTCACCTATATTTAGGGACTATACAATTACCAATTACATCCGAGATCTTTTGCTCGGATatcatttataataatttaaaatctcaTCCATAAAAATTAACTGGAAGGTATTAATTGAGTTTCTTGGCTCTGTATAAGTATACAAAATCTTCTTAACATATAATTAATGAGGGAGTAAACACAACATGGCATGGACTGTGACAATAACCATTTGTTACGAGGTGGTCCTGAGAAATAAAGCAAAATGGGATAGATAACTGAGTCGCCGAATCTCAAATTAAAACACATTATCTTCTCGATGAATCTTCATCCGAAAAATTAGGATTACCAAGTGAATAAGCATAGACAGCCCCAGAATAGAAGGGAACTACAAAATTGGTGGTTTGCGAGTTTTTGGACCTATTTAATACTTTTGCCTTGCTTCAATCCATCTTAACCCTCATAGTTAGGTCAATTCTTGCAGTTTGACTAATGCAAGTGTTATTGTAATAATTCTCTTTCAGTCCACCTCACCAAGAAACCCACCAAGTCAAACCTAAAGTTGAAATAGGATCCTTCCACTTAATCAATATTGGAAGGAGACACATTAGCATCAATGCTCGAAAAAATTAGTCATGCTGCAATCATTAATCAAATGCACATGTTTGCTTCATCCATTTGGATCAGCGTTGACatttgaaaagaagaaagaaaaggaaaaacgtTGGTATGTTGTCCTTGTACTTCGTTCAAAtgttcaaattaaattatatattaaatatatttttgccCTCACCGTTCTGATTACGTAGTGCTTGCGTCCTAACAGTTTTAGAAGACAGCATTTTTATCACCTTACAAGCTCGCACCAACCCAAAAAACCTCAAATCCAACCAAGACGCTACTGCCGTGTATTACCAGGCCTCGGACACCTAATGAAAGACGGAAAATATTCTTCGGTGTGCCGGACCATCCAATAAAATGTTATCGCATCGTTCAGAGAACTtcaaaaaaattccaataaaagtTGATTAAAGATAGCTAATCatgattaattatatattttattttcattcacacTTTCCAATCAAACGGAAAGTTTTGAAATTTTGAACCACCAAATAAGATGCCGACGTTTTACCTACAGAAGACTCTAAGAGTGACAGGTGAGGAGTGCCAACATTCCTCTAACCAGTGAAATTTTTAGAAGGCAAAATGGGAATTGAGTCTAATCGACTGATTTGTTTTATGTGAAAAATTTTTTcctattgagattttttttttttctgaaaaactgATACTTAGGTATATGATGCtcgaaaaaataattttacatgttTGATTGATTatacaaaaataatatatttcagaATAATTTATGTTTGTTCAAAcgtctattttttaagaaaaaatcttACTTCATTTTATTTAAAAACTTagtgctatttttttttaaaaaaaaatatctcgatTTTCAGCCAATGGAGATTGGACTTTCTTTACGTCCCATACGGATTTCTTTTCTACGGAACATCAGATGTTTATTCCCCTGGAAAAGCTAACTTTCTATCTCTTCTTTAAGAACTCCGACCAAACAAGCAGCATTTCTATATTTTCTCATTGACTACAGTTTCCTCCTCCTCTCCCGGCAAACCAAGCGAGTCCTTGGTAGGTGTAGAATGAGAAGTGGATGGCCGTGGTTGGTGAGCTGAGAGTGTACATAAATAAGGACAGCAAAGCGAGGAAACGGCTCCATTGAGATATTGTGAATTTGTGATCATGGGAAGGCTGGTTGCCAAGATCTGGAATGAATCTAAAAAGATGTGGCAGATAGGAGGGGCTGCAATACTTATAGGAGTGTTGCAGTTCTCCATTGGCTTTGTCACTGTGGCCTTTGCTGGACATCTTGGAGTTGTCGAGCTTGCTGCGATCTCCATTGCACAGAATGTCATCGAAGGCTTCGCATATGGGATTCTGGTAATCGATCTGCTAGCATCTGTGAAGACAGTTATTCTTAtgattcaagaattctttcttgtttTTCCCATTTTGTTGAGTGAGTTTTATAAGTTAAAGACTCATGCTTGTTCTCCTTCATCAATCTGCAAGATATATATGTTTCATCACCTGTATCATGGTAGAAATTCCATAGAGAATATCCACAAGTCTCTATATGTGAGACTACATGATGCATCACCACAGAAGGCACAATAGACAAGTTGTCACAATTCAGTAATATACAAAGATCACCATTGTATATGTCATGGATTTATTTGAATAATATTATCTATGATTGCAGAATCATACAATTCAGTAATACAATGTGATATAGCTTTGAAATGTTCATAGTCCATCGTCCTATGTCTCCTTTTTAATATATCACAAGAACGCGTTAGGTGTCTCTGGTCCTTCTCTTAGAAGTTAACCCATCACCAACTCCATTGGATTTTTAGCTTCCTAAGCCATGTACATAACCGATTTAGAATTTACTTAGCAAATCAAATAGAAACACTCATAGCATTTTCTTCGGTTAAAAAGAAACATATTAAATGAAAATATACAATAACATAAATAAAAGTTAAAACAATAGAGAAAACAACTGTAAATGAGAATAACTAAAATAGGTTGGCCATCTaccttgtgattttttttttttaattttcccgGAGAAGGTAGGGGACAACACTGCCAAACTCTCAATGACTTTAGCAACTATactaataaataatttatgaataactAACTATACCATCTATGTTCTGAATCCAACAACTTGCATCCATAGCATTAAAACAGCTAAAAAGACAAAACCATTCACAGTTGTTCGATGACACGCTAACAAACTAAATGATGCGTTAGAGTAGGTATTCCTACTTGATTGTGACGATTTATGTGCAGTTCATTTATTTAAGCTCTCACAGAAACTAAATGAGCCCTAAAGCAAGTATTCTTAGTTGATTGTGACTATTTATGTATAGTTCATTCTACTTAACCTCTCAAAATATTTGTGTATGTTTCTAGCATAAAGAATATACCATTCATTAATTTTCATGTCCCAAGATTTATTTATAGATCTTTTATTCCATGAAACTCATGCTGTCATGATAACTTTAACAATGTAAAAAAAACATGGATTTTTGTTGGAGTGAAAGAAAAAAGCATGTGTTACCCTGGTGGAAAGATGCATCTTCTGGCAAAAATGTTATACTGTTCTATTGCATTtaggaaaggaagaaagaaaaagattatcTGAGCCATGCTATTCCTTGGTTTTCTAGCTATCAATTTTCAGTCAACTAATTGCGCATCATCTCTCTGTAGTTAGGCATGGGGAGTGCCTTGGAAACACTCTGTGGTCAAGCTGTTGGTGCTGGCCAGCTTCATATGCTAGGAGTCTACATGCAAAGATCATGGGTTATTTCTGGAGTCACAGCAATGGTTCTAACACCAATTTATGCGTTCACATCACCCATGTTAAAGCTAGTTCGACAGTCGAAAGATGTATCAGAAGTCGCAGGCAAATATGCTACATGGACAATCCCACAATTATATGCCTATGCCATGAATTTTCCTCTGCAGAAGTTTTTCCAATCTCAGAGCAAGGTCTGGGTCATGGCTGTCATTTCTGGTGTGGTTCTGGGCATCCATGCTCTGCTAAATTGGATCCTTGTAATAAAAATGGGTCATGGGTTGCTGGGTGCAGCAATAGCTGTGGACGTTTCTTGGTGGCTTATAAATTTGAGTCAGATGATTTATCTTGTATCTGGCTTTTTCCCTGAAGCATGGCAAGGCTTCTCTCTCTTGGCATTCCAAAATCTGGCAGCTTTTGTCAAACTCTCACTTGCATCAGCTGTAATGCTATGGTAAGTACACCTAATTCCAAAATATTCACAAAAAATGGACAATATGCCTactatttgaaaatatccatattctcTACCTCTAACTGGACTACACTGATGACAGCTTGGAGCTTTGGTATTATACTGCGGTTATTATTCTGGTGGGTTGTTTACAAAATCCTAAAATTGCAGTCGGCGCTATTTCTATCTGGTTAGATATTTCATCCTCTGAAGATACCTGCTCCAAGAAACTTACTACTGTCTAAAAcagcattatatatatatatatattttttttgaaatgataTTACAGTTCATATCAATTGGTCATGTAAGCATAGGATGTTTCTATCTTCAAAAATTTCCTTTAGCTGATCCATTGCCCATTCTGTATGTTAGCATGAACTATCAACTTTGGGCATTGATGATTGCTCTTGGTTTCAGTGCTGCAGTCAGGTAAGCATTACTTCTTGTCACTTGTTTCCAGCTCCTGGCATCAAAGAGCTACTGCCACAAGTGACTTGAATATATTGTTTGTTTCTTGCTTAACAGTGTACGAGTATCGAATGAACTTGGAGCAAATCACCCAAAAGCAGCAAAGTTTGCAGTAGTTGTTTCAGTTTCCACATCAGTCTTCTTTGGGCTCATTTTTATGGTCATGGTTCTCATCTTCAGAGAGCACGCACCAAAGCTTTTCACAAATGTACCTGAACTGGTGAGGGAAACATCAAAACTGGGATATCTTCTGGGTGTTACAATCTTTCTCAACAGCATTCAGCCTGTTCTCTCTGGTACAATCTCCCTACATTGCTAAAAATGATGCATTAATCTTTGGATAGTGAAAAATGGTCATAAAGATTCTTTGGTCCTTTAAGAGCCTGTTTCGCTATTCCTACAGGATTGGACTGAAAATCTTATAGGATTTGTAGCTTGGACCATCCTTTAAGCATAGTTTTGTATCAACCAAGCTCCACCAAGCCCAAATCctgtgagaagaaaaaaaaggatctCCATAGATCTTTTTTTTCCCCCTAAAGGCTAGCATCTGGGTTGGATTTGGACGGATTGTTAGAAAATGCAAGCTCGATAGACCAACAGACCTAATTCCTATAGAATTTTCAGCTCAATCCTGTAGGAATATCCAAATAGACCCCAAGCAATGGTTTTAATCCACTAAAATTTGCAGGAGTGGCAATAGGAGCAGGCTGGCAAACCTTGGTTGCCGTTATCAATATAGCATGTTACTACCTGATTGGGTTGCCCATAGGAGCCCTTCTTGGCTTCAAGCTCGAGCTTAGAGAATGGGTAAGACACTATAAGAATGATCCTATTTTCTGTTCTCTATTTCTGTTGATAATTAAAAGAATGACATCATGTTGGCCATAGCATGATAGGGGATGATGTAAAAATATGAGTGTATATTTACACGTGCGCGCGCGCATGTGTACCAATGTGTGTGTATGATATTTACTAATTTATTTATGTTATGCAGG
Protein-coding regions in this window:
- the LOC105060010 gene encoding protein DETOXIFICATION 33 isoform X2, whose amino-acid sequence is MGRLVAKIWNESKKMWQIGGAAILIGVLQFSIGFVTVAFAGHLGVVELAAISIAQNVIEGFAYGILLGMGSALETLCGQAVGAGQLHMLGVYMQRSWVISGVTAMVLTPIYAFTSPMLKLVRQSKDVSEVAGKYATWTIPQLYAYAMNFPLQKFFQSQSKVWVMAVISGVVLGIHALLNWILVIKMGHGLLGAAIAVDVSWWLINLSQMIYLVSGFFPEAWQGFSLLAFQNLAAFVKLSLASAVMLCLELWYYTAVIILVGCLQNPKIAVGAISICMNYQLWALMIALGFSAAVSVRVSNELGANHPKAAKFAVVVSVSTSVFFGLIFMVMVLIFREHAPKLFTNVPELVRETSKLGYLLGVTIFLNSIQPVLSGYASRGAHQDMGRTT
- the LOC105060010 gene encoding protein DETOXIFICATION 33 isoform X1, giving the protein MGRLVAKIWNESKKMWQIGGAAILIGVLQFSIGFVTVAFAGHLGVVELAAISIAQNVIEGFAYGILLGMGSALETLCGQAVGAGQLHMLGVYMQRSWVISGVTAMVLTPIYAFTSPMLKLVRQSKDVSEVAGKYATWTIPQLYAYAMNFPLQKFFQSQSKVWVMAVISGVVLGIHALLNWILVIKMGHGLLGAAIAVDVSWWLINLSQMIYLVSGFFPEAWQGFSLLAFQNLAAFVKLSLASAVMLCLELWYYTAVIILVGCLQNPKIAVGAISICMNYQLWALMIALGFSAAVSVRVSNELGANHPKAAKFAVVVSVSTSVFFGLIFMVMVLIFREHAPKLFTNVPELVRETSKLGYLLGVTIFLNSIQPVLSGVAIGAGWQTLVAVINIACYYLIGLPIGALLGFKLELREWGIWVGMLTGTLLQTVILLMITYKTKWERQAMLAEERIRTWGGQHESQQALPE